From the genome of Anopheles moucheti chromosome 3, idAnoMoucSN_F20_07, whole genome shotgun sequence, one region includes:
- the LOC128301988 gene encoding uncharacterized protein LOC128301988 — protein MTVQQQPNSHGGDALQPPQGQPHRYHLHHDPAYNITTAEADLDYTSDNSVAVLQQQQQQQQHHPSAGHHHLAHHHQQQQQLHHHHYMPSSSSSCDNTKQPTRLGGNSSAGGSCDENTSNVLDVNMDSKKISLAHNGSRLNSPVRFGDERKYGNNHNHHAHHHHHHHHHGHGGHHSHHIEVYSDGTAGMDISKLEEEISEDDRGPPLPPRPAPRTRTAQRMETASSTSGVRKYVIWCLICGGISSLLGILFLGIYFLLRSYTSTVGYFETVPTFVPATLLMLTGICIMSLARRRNRYSYLIKLSGACGLASALTCALVTVTTTVLHMSRLQVLRECEYTQKTRTCTCYSVTADKQTETGVDDSVRFVFDSTSDCGVVHGALYSCLRAVFGLSVAGVLVAVFSCMLVYQLLSHERKKMYWEQLELRCRSLYSGQQGPSAVLPAGPGMLGSGTSAGIGSAGRAGNCRCCEQCHAHRNVLPSAYPWEGDNRFWTPGQAGNFYSPNPGGEEPGTGGRLNASGRRMPGWSWPRMPWQRSDASQRLSPHSPDSQYGFSNRAGVSTMVPGAGTLLGDPAQPRYNVIDQQYGIWGPPPPYSDPNSPARRGRYQYIHPAQCGPPLIDPSGMSAPGSSMVGPSNAGGAGIAILECHQHSVMGVDVHGIPQQYVSGQTTMANGSGQQALPSNYGRGGMGNGIVGGGSSGGSNVGGNGSNLGSKTRQQTGGYKQPQTKENYENTPSDSDGPGRDRFSNTLPLRKAKKRVEAGAKSIGPANNSQPTSGRVNVQNVFGSNQGAPGSHETSENEYNEPILPAPNAGSDECSGRVGSPHGLQGMPHPPRNRRQKLPNAVGIENSGFQTVEALEAEAAAAVTGKLLEPTESEVYFADVSSCCNMSVKNDNYYEDANQRRKKEKQLQQDPADEYIAQRFGKRETSIRSRQPFPQTVLGLGDKPQVMPRSSLLPKDLSRQSMCSMDSGERTDYTDLSPATPSTNFPSIGAPAIGSGKHQQSQQTSPNDANHIRPEHDGPTGSCNFIASYPYSSNEQSQEAHRRSTKNLHDIFLAPDSQYEVMKELHRFKSTPLTLTPFEPPDGGRSSSSCQDMPGPFPPSVAAATVTSTGSDRTDRTAVGQSTKPKSPKNLNITPIKRQSLGTNISSIIQNLSGSDVGLLYPEGRHHGPPFHQSVLGVEVSSSAPTSGDTSGASVGNRRPVPDVNDSVSSNEDNEDHPIDGERRRSAGDRRL, from the exons ATGACGGTACAGCAACAGCCGAACAGTCATGGCGGGGACGCGTTGCAACCACCGCAGGGTCAACCGCATCGTTATCATCTGCATCATGATCCGGCGTACAACATCACCACTGCCGAGGCGGATCTCGATTACACCAGTGACAACAGTGTAGCGgtactgcagcagcagcagcagcagcagcaacaccatccATCAGCGGGTCATCATCATCTCGCtcaccatcatcaacagcagcagcagcttcatcatcaccacTACATGCCATCGAGCTCCAGTTCCTGTGATAATACCAAACAACCGACCCGTCTCGGCGGTAACTCCAGTGCCGGTGGTTCCTGCGACGAGAATACTTCAAACGTGTTGGACGTAAATATGGACTCCAAGAAGATTTCACT TGCTCACAATGGCTCAAGACTGAACTCACCGGTTCGCTTCGGTGACGAGCGGAAGTATGGGAACAATCACAACCATCATgcgcaccatcatcatcaccatcatcaccatggGCACGGTGGCCATCACAGTCATCACATCGAGGTGTACAGCGACGGTACGGCCGGTATGGACATCAGCAAGCTGGAGGAGGAAATATCTGAAGACGACCGGGGGCCACCGTTACCGCCACGACCCGCACCGAGAACCCGCACCGCACAACGCATGGAAACGG CTTCCTCAACATCCGGCGTACGGAAGTACGTCATCTGGTGTCTGATATGTGGCGGCATCTCCAGTCTGCTCGGCATACTCTTTCTGGGCATTTACTTCCTGCTTCGTTCGTACACCAGCACCGTGGGTTACTTCGAAACTGTGCCAACGTTCGTGCCTGCTACCCTG CTCATGCTGACGGGTATCTGTATAATGAGTCTTGCGAGGCGACGTAACCGGTACAGCTACTTG ATCAAATTGTCCGGGGCGTGTGGACTTGCGTCGGCACTTACCTGCGCCTTGGTCACAGTGACAACGACCGTCCTGCACATGAGTCGTCTGCAGGTGCTGCGCGAGTGCGAGTACACACAGAAAACACGTACCTGTACCTGCTATTCCGTGACCGCTGACAAGCAGACGGAAACCGGCGTGGACGACAGTGTGCGGTTCGTGTTCGATTCTACGTCGGACTGTGGTGTCGTGCACGGTGCACTGTACTCGTGTCTGCGTGCCGTGTTCGGTCTCTCCGTGGCTGGGGTGCTAGTGGCCGTGTTCAGCTGTATGCTCGTGTACCAGCTGTTGAGCCACGAGCGGAAAAAGATGTACTGGGAGCAGCTGGAGCTGCGGTGCCGTTCGCTTTATTCTGGCCAGCAGGGTCCGTCAGCGGTGTTGCCTGCTGGGCCGGGAATGCTGGGCAGTGGGACCAGCGCAGGGATAGGCAGTGCCGGACGTGCAGGCAATTGTCGGTGCTGCGAGCAGTGCCATGCGCATCGGAACGTGCTACCCTCAGCATACCCGTGGGAAGGTGACAATCGTTTCTGGACGCCGGGACAGGCCGGTAACTTCTACTCACCCAATCCGGGTGGTGAGGAACCGGGCACGGGTGGTCGCTTGAACGCGAGTGGAAGACGCATGCCGGGATGGAGCTGGCCACGAATGCCCTGGCAGCGGAGTGATGCATCTCAGCGGTTGTCGCCGCACAGTCCCGACTCGCAGTACGGGTTCTCGAATCGGGCTGGCGTGTCAACGATGGTACCGGGTGCTGGTACGCTTCTGGGCGATCCCGCACAGCCGCGCTACAATGTGATCGACCAGCAGTACGGTATCTGGGGACCACCGCCACCGTACAGTGATCCAAACAGTCCGGCCCGGCGTGGACGTTATCAGTACATACATCCGGCACAGTGCGGCCCACCGTTGATCGATCCGAGCGGTATGTCAGCCCCCGGTTCGTCCATGGTTGGTCCGTCGAATGCGGGAGGAGCCGGTATTGCTATTTTGGAGTGCCATCAACACTCGGTGATGGGTGTGGACGTGCACGGCATACCACAGCAGTACGTCAGCGGCCAAACGACAATGGCGAACGGTTCCGGACAGCAGGCTCTACCTTCCAACTATGGTCGCGGTGGCATGGGCAACGGTATCGTTGGCGGAGGATCGTCCGGTGGTTCCAACGTTGGTGGCAATGGCTCCAATCTTGGCAGTAAAACTAGACAACAAACTGGAGGCTACAAGCAACCtcaaacgaaagaaaactaCGAGAACACACCGTCGGACAGTGATGGTCCCGGGCGGGATAGATTTTCCAACACGCTACCCTTGCGCAAAGCAAAGAAACGCGTGGAAGCGGGTGCAAAAAGCATTGGACCAGCAAACAACAGCCAACCGACGAGCGGCAGGGTGAATGTACAAAATGTGTTCGGCTCCAATCAGGGTGCACCCGGTTCGCACGAAACATCCGAGAACGAGTACAACGAGCCGATCCTACCGGCCCCCAATGCCGGATCGGATGAGTGTTCTGGGCGGGTAGGATCACCGCACGGTTTGCAAGGCATGCCACACCCGCCGAGAAACCGGCGACAGAAGCTACCCAACGCGGTCGGCATTGAAAACAGTGGCTTCCAGACGGTGGAGGCACTCGAGgcggaggcagcagcagcggtaacGGGTAAGTTGCTGGAACCGACCGAGTCCGAGGTGTACTTTGCAGACGTGAGCAGCTGCTGCAATATGTCCGTGAAGAATGACAACTACTACGAGGATGCCAACCAAAGACGGAAGAAGGAGAAACAGCTGCAACAGGACCCAGCGGACGAGTACATTGCACAACGGTTTGGCAAGCGTGAAACATCGATCCGTAGCCGGCAGCCGTTCCCGCAGACGGTACTCGGGCTGGGAGACAAACCGCAGGTAATGCCCCGATCCTCACTGCTGCCAAAGGATCTCTCCCGCCAGAGCATGTGTTCGATGGATTCGGGCGAACGGACGGACTATACCGATCTGTCACCGGCCACTCCCAGTACAAACTTCCCGTCGATCGGTGCGCCCGCTATCGGTAGCGGGAAGCATCAACAGTCACAGCAAACCTCACCGAACGATGCCAACCACATCCGGCCGGAACACGATGGGCCGACGGGCAGTTGCAACTTTATCGCCTCGTACCCGTACTCCTCAAACGAACAGAGCCAGGAGGCACACCGGCGCTCGACCAAAAATCTGCACGACATCTTCCTGGCACCCGACTCGCAGTACGAGGTAATGAAGGAATTGCATAGATTTAAGTCGACACCACTAACGCTAACACCCTTCGAACCACCTGACGGTGGccgatcatcatcgtcatgtCAGGACATGCCGGGCCCGTTTCCTCCATCGGTGGCAGCGGCGACGGTGACATCCACGGGTAGCGATCGGACCGATCGTACGGCGGTGGGACAATCGACAAAGCCAAAGTCACCGAAGAATCTCAACATCACGCCAATCAAGCGCCAAAGCCTTGGCACGAACATCAGCTCGATCATCCAGAACTTGAGCGGCAGTGACGTTGGGCTGCTGTATCCAGAGGGTCGCCATCATGGTCCACCGTTCCACCAAAGTGTGCTCGGAGTGGAGGTTTCGTCGTCTGCGCCGACGAGCGGAGATACATCGGGCGCCTCGGTTGGCAACCGTCGACCCGTCCCAGACGTGAACGACAGTGTCAGCAGCAATGAGGACAACGAGGACCATCCGATCGATGGCGAACGGAGACGGAGTGCTGGTGATCGCCGTTTGTGA